CACTGATGCGATTCCGTGTCTACATTTTAAGTTAtatcagttttattttattaaattatactGCACTACAGTACATTAGGGTGCTGTACTATATTTTTGTCTTAACATGTAGTTTGCGCATGTGACCACCGGACGGCGCCGCTTACCCGCAACCGGCCTTGTTCAACATATTTTGTGGCTTGTGATGCTAGTTTCGAGATTTAGCTTATTATTTGGAGAAAATactaatgtatattttttgtcttttcttttcttgcagTCACGACAAACAGGAATCTAACGACATTGAACAATTACAGGACGGTATGAGCTTTATTTCCAGTTTCAAATTTCATTCTTTCTCAGCACAACTAAGGCTAAACCGCTAGATCACCAGAATTTGGTATCTTCATAACTTTTGGAAGACTGATCTATATATACGACCAGTCTCATAAAGTGGTAGTGGTGACGTATATGGACATGTTGACTTGCATTTGCAGGAGAAGTAGAGGATCAGTCAGCTGGGACTATTGCTATCCCACAGGCTGCGTTCCCTGACCACAATGTCCAGTACCAGTTCCGCACAGAAAACAGTGGTGGGCAGGTAAACACTATAGGCTAACCCTGGATCAGGTTttgcaggtttccctcttccaacacaagctgtttgCCCATCCCTGTCCTAGATAGttcaatttgtgtgtgtttttatttatttatttattttcatttatggtCAACATGGCCTTTCAACATGTATTTCTGCTCTCTCTCTAGGTGACATATCGTGTAGTTCAGGTGACGGACGACAACGTTGACACATCCTCAGACGCCACCGGGGCTGTTAGCGTCGTCTCTACTGCAGCATTTGCAGGAGCGCCTCAGGTGtgtgaacaacaaaaacaaatattactgTGAATTTATTGGTGGTTTGTATGTTCGATGTTGCTAATTTAGTTAGCACTACTGGCACTCACTGTTTGTTACAGCGTTAAGGGCACCTGGCTATTTTTAATTTAGCGTAGccacttatttttaaaataactggTCACCGAAATAAAAACACCCCAAGAGAGCAAAAGAACATTTGTGACTGAATGTTATTTCAAGTTTGGATTTATTCCTGTCCCTTTCCCCATTCCAGGCTGTAATCCAGAACCCCTTCAGTAACGGGGGAAGTCCTGTCGGGGAGACGGTAGCGGGAGAGACGCGCTTCGCATATTTTCCCGCCACCGCCATCAGCGACGGGACAGCCACAGCCGTGTCGGTGCAAACCACCTCTGAACCCACCATCACGCAGGGGGCAGGTGAGTTTATAGTTACACTTTACATGGCCTTCGTCCTTTTGACTCGAAAGTGTCTCATGGCTTATAAAGACGAGCGTGAAACCCTGCGTGTGAATCGTTTTGTTGTTTGTATCCAGGTCAGTTCTACGTAATGATGACCCCGCCTGATGCGCTGCAGTCGGCGACCCAACGGACCATTGCACCGCGCGCACACACTTACCCAGCGTGAGTACACGATGCCacattaagctttttttttttttttttttttttttttttggaaaatcaCTCATCTCCCTCATCTACACGTCCACCCTGAGTcctataattttttaaaattatttccaTCAAAACTCGCCAGgaggttttctttttgttcgtttttgaaagaaatttttttttccaaacatggTTAAAACAACAGAAGAACAATATCCATCCTACTCAATGATCAAACCACACTGTGTCCTACTTACCTGCCATCCCCAGAGACGTTGGTGAAAGCGAGATGTTGCAGCATGGCAGCACAACCTGGTGAGGAGAACTTTCACATTCGAACCAATGCTGCAATCCCCCGACCGCCCCCCCATTGTCACTCCCTTCGTTTACAGATAAACACAATAGTGTAATCGTGCTGTGAGGTGTGATGTGTTTCTTTGTCCTCAAGTGTACACTAGAGCAAACATCATTTTCAGTTAACCCCTGCAGTTTTATTTCAAATCCTGCTTTGTCAGTCATCCtcaataaattgtttgtttgttttttcttggtaTGAATGTAAATATTATCTTTTGAAATTCTCACTAAAATGTAGCCCGTGTATATGAGGGCTAGCCAAATGTCATAATTTTGCCTGATTGATGGGGAAATCgttaaactaaaataaacacaactgaTCACAGAAAATGATGGCATGGATACAAatgagcttttttattttttccttgggATAGAATTGCACTCCCAACATTGTGTGTGTGCTTACAGGAAGGTGGATGGTCCACGAGCACCGAGGGATGAAAGAAGAAGAGCACAACACAATGAGGGTAAACTATCATTTATTGCTCTGCTAATTCTTGTGTTATAGAATTTAACGAAATTGCTTAtgacttacattttttttcccattcacaGTAGGACTGTATTAATAACCACCCTGAAGTTgttgtcaatgtttttttttctatatagtAACCGCATTTTCTCCATTTCTTTCAGTGGAGAGAAGGAGAAGAGACAAGATTAACAACTGGATTGTCACGCTGTCAAAAATCATCCCTGACTGCAGCATAGACAATAGAACTGGTGCTGTAAGTTTTgacactcttaaaaaaaacaaaaacacgagtCACACCCGAGAGTTTGTTTACAACAGCACGCTGCCTATGATTAGCTTTCATTTGGTTTCAAGTTTATTGATTGAAAAGCAAACCTTATTGGGTGTCAGGcgatacatttttttcaattgtaattaatcaccaGACTtttatagttaactcacgattaatcgcaaattttatctgttctaaatgtacaataatttttttgccaagttttcatactcttgttagtaaaaaagtgggggggggggttaaatcgaaatatggctgcatcttttagttattgatacagtaatttcaattaataaaattgagttaaaattaaaaagctgTACTGTATGGTAATACCTTAATaagtgtgattgatttgtgttgatcatttttcagccactagatggcgtaattgcatttgtaagacgttggcgacagctcggtgcatttttcttctcatattaagagctatctaagcTTTAAcaggaagtaacttgtgaaattctgcacgtttttttaaattgtaaaatacaacttgacccccgtCTCCGCAAATGTATGCATTCTTATTAAATTGAttattgctaaattttgacgtggacgtatGTGCTGCGTCGTGACTGGAATTCTCCCAGTACAGGTTTTACAAGTAAGCGGCAGTCATTAatcgtgtgttaaaaaaaattgtggcgtcaaaggaactttaaatcaaaattaatgcactaattttgacacccgtaattatacaaaattatttatttattttttcttctccagAGTAAAGGAGGCATCTTGTCCAAAGCTTGCGATTACATCCGAGAGCTCCGTCAGAATAACCAGCGATTGCAGGAGAGCTACAAAGAAGTGGAGCGATTTGAGCTGGACAATGAACTGCTTAGACAACAGGTGAACAATCATCATGTCGATATTCGTGTATGAAGTAGACATATTTGACACTTTGAATCTGAATTCTTCGTACCTCCGAAACTGCGCATTTACATTTaagttttttgttatttcattCATGCTTgcctaaagttaaaaaaataaaaatctactgTTGGCGTGCTATTCAGGATTATTTTCCTCATCTCTCTCTCCATGTTTCCAGCTTGAGGAACTAAAAAGCGACAACGCGCTGCTCCGAGCACAGCTACAACAGCACGGCATAGAACTCAATGGAGAATCCACAACCCAGTGATAAGCGGATCGGACATCCATCGGGGGTCGCAAATATGCGTCGCCGGTACAATACGAGGAAAGGAATAACCACGGGTGACTACTTCCATCTGGATCCCATTGAACAGAAAGTGGGCCAGCGGCCTACCGAAGGACCGCTGACAGACAATGTCTCCCTCCATATGCTGCTGGTCAATGGCTGACGTTTACCGAGTAGCCCGTGAACCCCTCACCTCTGCTTCAAGGAGAACGACCTCGGCGCACCACCACACTTGCACAAAGCTTTATTTTAACTGTAATTTATAATCCTGCCACGCCTCCCAACTTTTCACCCttcttgctgtattttgtttttgaagctaCCAAATGTAATAGGAAGTACCACTCACCTTATTTTGTGTCCTTTTAATTTATGAACCTTGTTCAAAGTCAGCACATTTAACTATTCCTTTCAGGCAGTTAATCGGTAAAGCAGTTCTGTTGGTGTTGGTTTTATTTTAGCGCAAGACCGAAACAAAGTGTGAACCTCGCTCAGGTAATTGGGGTAGTGCACTGGCATCTGGTTCCCAGATTTTAcatatagattttatttttttgaatttccTTGTTTTGTCTCCTGGTGCAATGGACATATAGTTGAGAAATTTGCATCATGATCAGATTTATTGGGCATCACGTAGTATGTTAGCATAGTTTGATTTCTGTCACTGAGGTTAATGAATGTGAGGGCTCATTGAGAGACCTGCCTCTGTTTGGCCTCATGGACATTTTTGTCTCCTTTGCTCCCCATCTAATCAAATGCGCAGCAATGTTTGGGACTTTTGCGGCTAATAGAAGGCAATAAACCACGAGCATGAACGAACTGGTAATATTTGGGATGCGAATGATCATGGCCATTTTGTGTCAACAGCATGGAATGATGACAGCGAGCACGGCAAATTGTGatgttacaataaaaaaaacaaaacggatgCTTTTAACAATGTTGCGTATTACAAACTAACCCAAACATTCGAGATTTaatgccacaattattttttttacggttttatttatattacgtGTCCCAAGTCAAGTTAAATTACGTGCTACTTTGCACACATTACGCGTGACGTTTTGTATCGCCTTGTTGCTTAGAGACGAATCGAGCAGTTGCTATCGAAACAGTGCAACAACCAGCTGGCCATCATGGAACGAGTGTGAGTCACATTTTTAAGAGAAAACTCTTCTATTATATTAATTTGAAACCCGTTTAAATGACAAAGACGTGAAAGAAACATGTTAGATTTGCTGATATTCGGGAGTGTGGCATTCACGTGCTCATATTCATACAACATGAGTAAAATATCTGCACGGATTCAATGTAATGCGAGGTGTGTTACGAACCTGTCTAGAGAATGCGCCGTTTTAATTGACACTTGCAGAGaatattttcattaattttacaGTACTGCATTTGTGCGtaatcagattttttattttcattttcggACACCGTATGTATAATTTCGAACGTCAACActtctacttttaattcaattttaaacataaaatgttttattattattacgtgcTTAAACAACTGcataaaaaatggatttgaaaCATTTACCGGAAATTTGTTGGTAAATTTGTATACTAATTTGCGAATGagatgtgcatatatatatatatatatatatatatatatattcgtcACACAATATAGTTTAACATAACAGACCCTGACTACGAAACTGGAGGCTAATTAATTTAGATTCCAGCATATTACTGCCAACATTTGGAGTCAGCAGTCAGCAACCTGTCTCAAGCAAAGGATGTCACGTTGCTGTTTTCGCACACTGACGTATGCTGACGTCACATTGTGGAAAGCGCAACGGCACGGACAAATTTTATTTATGGGAATAATTTGTCGTTTATAGAaaactcattttgttttatgtggaaaaatacatgtcaTGTTTTAAAATACACAAACCAAGATATAGTTACAGACGAATACAGAATCACCTCAATTTACTCACCACTTTAGTGTGAAATCTTCCCTGGTTTAATTTAACACGAACCTATTCTGTTACACGAATGGCAACAGGTACACCTGTAAACTGTAATAAATGATTGTACTAATAGAAGCATTATTGAGACTGAATAACATAAAACCCTCGTCTATAACAGCCCAGATGCTGAAAATGTAGTGcttaaattcaattaaataattaatcatCATTAATGATTGAAGGCCTGCATCTTCATTCATGGTATATGAAGTCAGGCGTAATGTAACCCAAATACTTATCTTTGGTAAGCGAAGACACATCTATAAATCATCACAAgcaattagatttatttttttaaacactatcgTTATTTTGGCAACACAATGCCCGAATGGTTAGTACGTCTACAACTCAGTTCTTCTAGGTTCGAATCTCAACTCAAGCCAAAGTCAACATGTGCTCCTCATgcttgtttgtgtatttttccaAGCCCTTCGGGACATCCCAGTTGACTAACTCTTTGCATGTCATTCACTCAGTATAATGACCAAACATCCCGAGAAGCCTATGGTGCACTACGGTGTGCCAGAGTGGTGCAACAACAACGAGCAGCTGTCTGCCACTGCAGAGTTCGAGCGACATCTTTCCAATGTAGTCCGGCAAGAGAGCAGGTCACTCCGCAATGAAACCAGTTGTAAGGTGGGTCCTTGTGGACGGCGTCATTATcttaaaatgcattttcttcAAATGatatttgattgaattattttcggTCACCATCACACCCTCGGTTATTGTCCTGTGCTATGCCCTACAGACAAACTGGGATGAAAGCGACACCTCGCGCATGTTGCGGGATCGGGTCTGGGAGGTTTCAAGATGTAAGGATCTGCTCGTAACCTGTGCCAAGAAAGTAGATGACGAGATTGAAGCACTCACACTGGTAATCTCCTCTAGAAATAACAAATATGATAATTCTAATCTGATTTCATCAACTGCTGGTTTAAAGAGACCAGTGCTCTCACCACATATTGTATGTATGGAATTTTAATGTTCAATTTGGCTTTCCTCCATAGAAATAGGCAGATAACCAAAGATTTACTTCATTGTGGGCAGGCACTctaagctacaaaaaaaaaatcctttagcATACATTACTGTCTCTTCCTCAATTCTCAGAAATTCTAGAGAAACTCACTCAAAAGTCAACATTGCCTAAGGTCAAAACGAACTACACTAATAAATGGCATTCCGAGATTAATTTGATGAAAtcgcaaaatcaatcaaactgTAAACATTACTTGTGGCATTCCCCAGGGCTCAATGCTAGGCCCTAAATTGTTCATCTTGTATATCAATATCCATGGTAACCGCAGCTGTGATTGTGTGTTGTGAAAGTCTAAAACCCGGACCGAGGAGACCTTGGCCGCCACGGTTGTTCCTCACGAGGTCACCATGGAGAGCCTGACCCTGAGGGAGGGACGTCAAGGGTTTGAACTGGTCAACGACCCCGTTGAAAAGGAGTTAAAAAAAGAGGTGCACGTCATCGAAAAAGCGCAGCAAACCCTGCAAGAGCACATAGACCAGGCCTTTGAACAGCTCTGGTAAGAAGAATATCAGCACACCGACTTGGAGTTTCAGTCAATCATAACACTTTCACTTCCAGTATTTTACAGAAAATTCGACAGCAGCTGACCGCTGACCTTCAGAACAAGGTGGAAACACTGGATATCGATAATACGTGTCTGGAACTTACAATAACGTCGTCCGAGATCTCCCTGAAGCCGGACCCGACTCGAATACCTGCCGGGTaaacatctatccatccattcattattATCACGTACTGTACTACATGGTAAAAAAACATTCCTGATCATTAACTTTAGTTCATGCACACCGCACGAGTGGATCCAGTTCACCAAGTTGAATTTGGCTCGGGCCCATGAAGCAATGGAAATGTCGGAGAAGATGAGGGAGGACATGAGCCTCACCAGAGTCACCGTGCGTGCGACGAAACCACGAACCGCCGctaaatatacagtggtacctctacttacgaacgtctcttcatacgaaattttcaagttacgaaacgcctcaatgggaaaatattgcctcgttaagaaagaaatttcaagatacgaaacggtaaaaatacagaaaatacagtaccaaacgcaacatactttcagctatggacaaaaaaaaaaaaaaaaaaacaacaaaaaaactttcgGCTATGAGCGTAGATAACA
This portion of the Festucalex cinctus isolate MCC-2025b chromosome 19, RoL_Fcin_1.0, whole genome shotgun sequence genome encodes:
- the usf2 gene encoding upstream stimulatory factor 2 isoform X1, which produces MDMLEQSVDSSASHDKQESNDIEQLQDGEVEDQSAGTIAIPQAAFPDHNVQYQFRTENSGGQVTYRVVQVTDDNVDTSSDATGAVSVVSTAAFAGAPQAVIQNPFSNGGSPVGETVAGETRFAYFPATAISDGTATAVSVQTTSEPTITQGAGQFYVMMTPPDALQSATQRTIAPRAHTYPADVGESEMLQHGSTTWKVDGPRAPRDERRRAQHNEVERRRRDKINNWIVTLSKIIPDCSIDNRTGASKGGILSKACDYIRELRQNNQRLQESYKEVERFELDNELLRQQLEELKSDNALLRAQLQQHGIELNGESTTQ
- the usf2 gene encoding upstream stimulatory factor 2 isoform X2, which encodes MDMLEQSVDSSASHDKQESNDIEQLQDGEVEDQSAGTIAIPQAAFPDHNVQYQFRTENSGGQVTYRVVQVTDDNVDTSSDATGAVSVVSTAAFAGAPQAVIQNPFSNGGSPVGETVAGETRFAYFPATAISDGTATAVSVQTTSEPTITQGAGQFYVMMTPPDALQSATQRTIAPRAHTYPAKVDGPRAPRDERRRAQHNEVERRRRDKINNWIVTLSKIIPDCSIDNRTGASKGGILSKACDYIRELRQNNQRLQESYKEVERFELDNELLRQQLEELKSDNALLRAQLQQHGIELNGESTTQ
- the tekt2 gene encoding tektin-2, which encodes MLDLLIFGSVAFTCSYSYNMSKISARIQCNASIMTKHPEKPMVHYGVPEWCNNNEQLSATAEFERHLSNVVRQESRSLRNETSCKTNWDESDTSRMLRDRVWEVSRCKDLLVTCAKKVDDEIEALTLSKTRTEETLAATVVPHEVTMESLTLREGRQGFELVNDPVEKELKKEVHVIEKAQQTLQEHIDQAFEQLCILQKIRQQLTADLQNKVETLDIDNTCLELTITSSEISLKPDPTRIPAGSCTPHEWIQFTKLNLARAHEAMEMSEKMREDMSLTRVTLKNELKNQQRATEFALRKRNHDEQQACRELEWQLKNTEDEIADMENDILKLDADLMAKRAPLKLAHTRLENRTCRPGMDLCRDEAQRCLVDEVKQLQATIAILKEKLAEAQYSLQRLKHHHNLLMQDHGRKRGALALEQRCITIRNRLIPILYGDDTPVPLLLLTSSSGRSTMNLEA